A window from Salvia miltiorrhiza cultivar Shanhuang (shh) chromosome 2, IMPLAD_Smil_shh, whole genome shotgun sequence encodes these proteins:
- the LOC131012496 gene encoding uncharacterized protein LOC131012496 isoform X3 translates to MKLRRRKCIPSCASHQGVDGDELYWDGKKRDKESAWSHNSAHVISQLAQCFTNAMVGPRSWVGGFFSRANNRRFGSSQFLDYNLTPMQEERLQSLKQRLGVPYDETRSEHQSDSIARKLFKPCGMQPSRMLSLKVWYPSSGKIWAGREQIRRLISGAAASSHSRTCYISPELTRLLLKKAGERSEWEYPFAVAGINVSFMLIQMLDLHSEKPRCLPGFNFLTLLGEDEDAFDILYCIAFTMMDAQWLAMHASYMEFNEVLQVTRTQLERELSLEDVRRIQDLPAYNFLFQ, encoded by the exons ATGAAATTAAGGCGAAGAAAATGTATACCTTCTTGTGCCTCTCACCAAGGA GTTGATGGAGATGAACTTTACTGGGACGGGAAGAAACGAGACAAAGAATCAGCATGGTCACATAATTCTGCTCACGTAATATCACAGTTAGCTCAGTGCTTTA CTAATGCTATGGTTGGACCACGATCATGGGTAGGAGGATTCTTTAGCCGCGCCAACAATAGAAGATTTGGAAGCTCCCAATTTCTCGACTACAATTTGACCCCTATGCAG GAAGAAAGACTACAAAGCCTTAAACAACGTCTAGGAGTACCTTATGATGAGACGCGGAGCGAACATCAG TCTGACTCCATTGCCAGGAAGCTCTTCAAGCCTTGTGGGATGCAGCCTTCCCGGATGTTAAGCTTAAAGGTCTGGTATCCGAGCAGTGGAAAGATATGGGCTGGCAGGGAGCAAATCCGTCGACTGATTTCAG GGGCTGCGGCTTCCTCTCACTCGAGAACTTGCTATATTTCGCCCGAACTTACCCG GTTACTTCTAAAGAAAGCTGGAGAGCGTTCGGAATGGGAATACCCTTTTGCTGTCGCTGGCATTAACGTTTCATTCATGCTGATTCAGATGCTCGACTTGCATTCAG AAAAGCCCAGATGTCTTCCCGGATTTAACTTTCTCACATTATTAGGag AAGACGAAGATGCATTCGACATCCTCTATTGTATCGCTTTCACGATGATGGACGCTCAATGGCTTGCCATGCATGCTTCATACATGGAGTTCaat GAAGTGCTGCAAGTAACAAGAACACAATTGGAAAGAGAATTGTCTTTAGAAGATGTTCGTAGAATACAGGATTTGCCAGCTTATAACTTTTTGTTTCAGtag
- the LOC131012496 gene encoding uncharacterized protein LOC131012496 isoform X4, with product MKLRRRKCIPSCASHQGVDGDELYWDGKKRDKESAWSHNSAHVISQLAQCFTNAMVGPRSWVGGFFSRANNRRFGSSQFLDYNLTPMQEERLQSLKQRLGVPYDETRSEHQEALQALWDAAFPDVKLKGLVSEQWKDMGWQGANPSTDFRGCGFLSLENLLYFARTYPTTFNRLLLKKAGERSEWEYPFAVAGINVSFMLIQMLDLHSEKPRCLPGFNFLTLLGEDEDAFDILYCIAFTMMDAQWLAMHASYMEFNEVLQVTRTQLERELSLEDVRRIQDLPAYNFLFQ from the exons ATGAAATTAAGGCGAAGAAAATGTATACCTTCTTGTGCCTCTCACCAAGGA GTTGATGGAGATGAACTTTACTGGGACGGGAAGAAACGAGACAAAGAATCAGCATGGTCACATAATTCTGCTCACGTAATATCACAGTTAGCTCAGTGCTTTA CTAATGCTATGGTTGGACCACGATCATGGGTAGGAGGATTCTTTAGCCGCGCCAACAATAGAAGATTTGGAAGCTCCCAATTTCTCGACTACAATTTGACCCCTATGCAG GAAGAAAGACTACAAAGCCTTAAACAACGTCTAGGAGTACCTTATGATGAGACGCGGAGCGAACATCAG GAAGCTCTTCAAGCCTTGTGGGATGCAGCCTTCCCGGATGTTAAGCTTAAAGGTCTGGTATCCGAGCAGTGGAAAGATATGGGCTGGCAGGGAGCAAATCCGTCGACTGATTTCAG GGGCTGCGGCTTCCTCTCACTCGAGAACTTGCTATATTTCGCCCGAACTTACCCG ACTACTTTTAATAGGTTACTTCTAAAGAAAGCTGGAGAGCGTTCGGAATGGGAATACCCTTTTGCTGTCGCTGGCATTAACGTTTCATTCATGCTGATTCAGATGCTCGACTTGCATTCAG AAAAGCCCAGATGTCTTCCCGGATTTAACTTTCTCACATTATTAGGag AAGACGAAGATGCATTCGACATCCTCTATTGTATCGCTTTCACGATGATGGACGCTCAATGGCTTGCCATGCATGCTTCATACATGGAGTTCaat GAAGTGCTGCAAGTAACAAGAACACAATTGGAAAGAGAATTGTCTTTAGAAGATGTTCGTAGAATACAGGATTTGCCAGCTTATAACTTTTTGTTTCAGtag
- the LOC131012496 gene encoding uncharacterized protein LOC131012496 isoform X2 — protein sequence MLCCLGMSSMANNPKTFGVRVICTVDGDELYWDGKKRDKESAWSHNSAHVISQLAQCFTNAMVGPRSWVGGFFSRANNRRFGSSQFLDYNLTPMQEERLQSLKQRLGVPYDETRSEHQEALQALWDAAFPDVKLKGLVSEQWKDMGWQGANPSTDFRGCGFLSLENLLYFARTYPTTFNRLLLKKAGERSEWEYPFAVAGINVSFMLIQMLDLHSEKPRCLPGFNFLTLLGEDEDAFDILYCIAFTMMDAQWLAMHASYMEFNEVLQVTRTQLERELSLEDVRRIQDLPAYNFLFQ from the exons ATGTTATGTTGTCTAGGAATGAGTTCTATGGCAAACAATCCCAAAACCTTTGGTGTTCGTGTAATTTGCACG GTTGATGGAGATGAACTTTACTGGGACGGGAAGAAACGAGACAAAGAATCAGCATGGTCACATAATTCTGCTCACGTAATATCACAGTTAGCTCAGTGCTTTA CTAATGCTATGGTTGGACCACGATCATGGGTAGGAGGATTCTTTAGCCGCGCCAACAATAGAAGATTTGGAAGCTCCCAATTTCTCGACTACAATTTGACCCCTATGCAG GAAGAAAGACTACAAAGCCTTAAACAACGTCTAGGAGTACCTTATGATGAGACGCGGAGCGAACATCAG GAAGCTCTTCAAGCCTTGTGGGATGCAGCCTTCCCGGATGTTAAGCTTAAAGGTCTGGTATCCGAGCAGTGGAAAGATATGGGCTGGCAGGGAGCAAATCCGTCGACTGATTTCAG GGGCTGCGGCTTCCTCTCACTCGAGAACTTGCTATATTTCGCCCGAACTTACCCG ACTACTTTTAATAGGTTACTTCTAAAGAAAGCTGGAGAGCGTTCGGAATGGGAATACCCTTTTGCTGTCGCTGGCATTAACGTTTCATTCATGCTGATTCAGATGCTCGACTTGCATTCAG AAAAGCCCAGATGTCTTCCCGGATTTAACTTTCTCACATTATTAGGag AAGACGAAGATGCATTCGACATCCTCTATTGTATCGCTTTCACGATGATGGACGCTCAATGGCTTGCCATGCATGCTTCATACATGGAGTTCaat GAAGTGCTGCAAGTAACAAGAACACAATTGGAAAGAGAATTGTCTTTAGAAGATGTTCGTAGAATACAGGATTTGCCAGCTTATAACTTTTTGTTTCAGtag
- the LOC131012496 gene encoding uncharacterized protein LOC131012496 isoform X5: MLCCLGMSSMANNPKTFGVRVICTVDGDELYWDGKKRDKESAWSHNSAHVISQLAQCFTNAMVGPRSWVGGFFSRANNRRFGSSQFLDYNLTPMQEERLQSLKQRLGVPYDETRSEHQSDSIARKLFKPCGMQPSRMLSLKVWYPSSGKIWAGREQIRRLISGAAASSHSRTCYISPELTRLLLKKAGERSEWEYPFAVAGINVSFMLIQMLDLHSEKPRCLPGFNFLTLLGEDEDAFDILYCIAFTMMDAQWLAMHASYMEFNCCK, from the exons ATGTTATGTTGTCTAGGAATGAGTTCTATGGCAAACAATCCCAAAACCTTTGGTGTTCGTGTAATTTGCACG GTTGATGGAGATGAACTTTACTGGGACGGGAAGAAACGAGACAAAGAATCAGCATGGTCACATAATTCTGCTCACGTAATATCACAGTTAGCTCAGTGCTTTA CTAATGCTATGGTTGGACCACGATCATGGGTAGGAGGATTCTTTAGCCGCGCCAACAATAGAAGATTTGGAAGCTCCCAATTTCTCGACTACAATTTGACCCCTATGCAG GAAGAAAGACTACAAAGCCTTAAACAACGTCTAGGAGTACCTTATGATGAGACGCGGAGCGAACATCAG TCTGACTCCATTGCCAGGAAGCTCTTCAAGCCTTGTGGGATGCAGCCTTCCCGGATGTTAAGCTTAAAGGTCTGGTATCCGAGCAGTGGAAAGATATGGGCTGGCAGGGAGCAAATCCGTCGACTGATTTCAG GGGCTGCGGCTTCCTCTCACTCGAGAACTTGCTATATTTCGCCCGAACTTACCCG GTTACTTCTAAAGAAAGCTGGAGAGCGTTCGGAATGGGAATACCCTTTTGCTGTCGCTGGCATTAACGTTTCATTCATGCTGATTCAGATGCTCGACTTGCATTCAG AAAAGCCCAGATGTCTTCCCGGATTTAACTTTCTCACATTATTAGGag AAGACGAAGATGCATTCGACATCCTCTATTGTATCGCTTTCACGATGATGGACGCTCAATGGCTTGCCATGCATGCTTCATACATGGAGTTCaat TGCTGCAAGTAA
- the LOC131012496 gene encoding uncharacterized protein LOC131012496 isoform X1: MLCCLGMSSMANNPKTFGVRVICTVDGDELYWDGKKRDKESAWSHNSAHVISQLAQCFTNAMVGPRSWVGGFFSRANNRRFGSSQFLDYNLTPMQEERLQSLKQRLGVPYDETRSEHQSDSIARKLFKPCGMQPSRMLSLKVWYPSSGKIWAGREQIRRLISGAAASSHSRTCYISPELTRLLLKKAGERSEWEYPFAVAGINVSFMLIQMLDLHSEKPRCLPGFNFLTLLGEDEDAFDILYCIAFTMMDAQWLAMHASYMEFNEVLQVTRTQLERELSLEDVRRIQDLPAYNFLFQ; this comes from the exons ATGTTATGTTGTCTAGGAATGAGTTCTATGGCAAACAATCCCAAAACCTTTGGTGTTCGTGTAATTTGCACG GTTGATGGAGATGAACTTTACTGGGACGGGAAGAAACGAGACAAAGAATCAGCATGGTCACATAATTCTGCTCACGTAATATCACAGTTAGCTCAGTGCTTTA CTAATGCTATGGTTGGACCACGATCATGGGTAGGAGGATTCTTTAGCCGCGCCAACAATAGAAGATTTGGAAGCTCCCAATTTCTCGACTACAATTTGACCCCTATGCAG GAAGAAAGACTACAAAGCCTTAAACAACGTCTAGGAGTACCTTATGATGAGACGCGGAGCGAACATCAG TCTGACTCCATTGCCAGGAAGCTCTTCAAGCCTTGTGGGATGCAGCCTTCCCGGATGTTAAGCTTAAAGGTCTGGTATCCGAGCAGTGGAAAGATATGGGCTGGCAGGGAGCAAATCCGTCGACTGATTTCAG GGGCTGCGGCTTCCTCTCACTCGAGAACTTGCTATATTTCGCCCGAACTTACCCG GTTACTTCTAAAGAAAGCTGGAGAGCGTTCGGAATGGGAATACCCTTTTGCTGTCGCTGGCATTAACGTTTCATTCATGCTGATTCAGATGCTCGACTTGCATTCAG AAAAGCCCAGATGTCTTCCCGGATTTAACTTTCTCACATTATTAGGag AAGACGAAGATGCATTCGACATCCTCTATTGTATCGCTTTCACGATGATGGACGCTCAATGGCTTGCCATGCATGCTTCATACATGGAGTTCaat GAAGTGCTGCAAGTAACAAGAACACAATTGGAAAGAGAATTGTCTTTAGAAGATGTTCGTAGAATACAGGATTTGCCAGCTTATAACTTTTTGTTTCAGtag
- the LOC131012496 gene encoding uncharacterized protein LOC131012496 isoform X6, with protein MVGPRSWVGGFFSRANNRRFGSSQFLDYNLTPMQEERLQSLKQRLGVPYDETRSEHQSDSIARKLFKPCGMQPSRMLSLKVWYPSSGKIWAGREQIRRLISGAAASSHSRTCYISPELTRLLLKKAGERSEWEYPFAVAGINVSFMLIQMLDLHSEKPRCLPGFNFLTLLGEDEDAFDILYCIAFTMMDAQWLAMHASYMEFNEVLQVTRTQLERELSLEDVRRIQDLPAYNFLFQ; from the exons ATGGTTGGACCACGATCATGGGTAGGAGGATTCTTTAGCCGCGCCAACAATAGAAGATTTGGAAGCTCCCAATTTCTCGACTACAATTTGACCCCTATGCAG GAAGAAAGACTACAAAGCCTTAAACAACGTCTAGGAGTACCTTATGATGAGACGCGGAGCGAACATCAG TCTGACTCCATTGCCAGGAAGCTCTTCAAGCCTTGTGGGATGCAGCCTTCCCGGATGTTAAGCTTAAAGGTCTGGTATCCGAGCAGTGGAAAGATATGGGCTGGCAGGGAGCAAATCCGTCGACTGATTTCAG GGGCTGCGGCTTCCTCTCACTCGAGAACTTGCTATATTTCGCCCGAACTTACCCG GTTACTTCTAAAGAAAGCTGGAGAGCGTTCGGAATGGGAATACCCTTTTGCTGTCGCTGGCATTAACGTTTCATTCATGCTGATTCAGATGCTCGACTTGCATTCAG AAAAGCCCAGATGTCTTCCCGGATTTAACTTTCTCACATTATTAGGag AAGACGAAGATGCATTCGACATCCTCTATTGTATCGCTTTCACGATGATGGACGCTCAATGGCTTGCCATGCATGCTTCATACATGGAGTTCaat GAAGTGCTGCAAGTAACAAGAACACAATTGGAAAGAGAATTGTCTTTAGAAGATGTTCGTAGAATACAGGATTTGCCAGCTTATAACTTTTTGTTTCAGtag